In the genome of Oncorhynchus clarkii lewisi isolate Uvic-CL-2024 chromosome 4, UVic_Ocla_1.0, whole genome shotgun sequence, one region contains:
- the LOC139407225 gene encoding F-box only protein 25 isoform X3 — MPFLGQDWRSPGWSWIKTEDGWKRIEFYGNELRDNNNGIDLEELCDENKENLFTGNVCEVVAKKRKKDFYNNNTKSQFVYQEKWIYVQKESTRERHGYCTLGEAFNRLDFSSATQDIQRFTYVAKLLQLIARSQLPSLSGAAQKNYFNVLEKIVRKVLEDHHNPRLIKELLQDLSSTLCILTRGMGKSVLVGNINIWVCRLETILNWQQQLNNLQIPKQMSNGMTLRDLPLDMQNNILYKFSDACDIINLGQATPTLHMLSEDRHLWKKLCQFHFAEKQFCRHLILSERGHVDWKVMYYTLQKYYPKREQYGDTLHFCRHCSILFWKDSGHPCTANDPDNCLVPVSPQHFIDLFKF, encoded by the exons ATGCCTTTCTTGGGCCAGGACTGGAGGTCGCCAGGATGGAGCTGGATCAAGACCGAGGATGGCTGGAAGAGGATCGAGTTCTATGGAAATGAATTGAGGGACAACAACAACGGAATAGACTTGGAAGA GCTCTGCGATGAAAACAAAGAGAATCTGTTTACTGGAAATGTGTGCGAGGTAGTCGCCAAAAAGAGGAAAAAAGACTTCTACAATAACAACACCAAATCACAGT TTGTTTACCAGGAGAAGTGGATCTATGTTCAGAAGGAGAGCACAAGAGAG AGACATGGATACTGCACGCTAGGGGAAGCCTTCAACCGTCTAGATTTTTCCAGTGCCACTCAGGACATCCAGAGATTTACCTATGTGGCAAAA CTCCTCCAGCTCATAGCCAGGTCTCAGCTGCCGTCCCTCAGTGGAGCAGCTCAGAAGAACTACTTCAACGTGCTGGAGAAGATCGTACGGAAGG TTCTGGAGGACCATCATAACCCTCGCCTTATCAAGGAGCTGCTGCAGGACCTGAGCTCCACCCTGTGCATCCTGACCCGAGGCATGGGAAAGTCTGTCCTGGTGGGCAACATCAACATCTGGGTCTGCAGGCTGGAGACCATCCTCAACTGGCAGCAGCAGCTCAACAACCTGCAGATACCCAAG CAAATGTCCAATGGGATGACGCTGCGTGACCTGCCGCTAGACATGCAGAACAACATCCTGTACAAGTTCTCCGACGCCTGTGACATCATCAACCTGGGACAGGCCACGCCCACTCTTCACATGCTCAGTGAGGACCGGCACCTGTGGAAGAAGCTGTGCCAGTTTCACTTTGCAGAGAAACAG TTCTGCAGGCATCTGATCTTGTCAGAGAGGGGCCATGTGGACTGGAAGGTCATGTACTACACCCTACAGAAATACTACCCCAAGAGAGAGCAGTACGGAGACACACTGCACTTCTGCAGACACTGTAGCATCCTCTTCTGGAAG GACTCTGGACATCCTTGTACAGCCAACGATCCCGACAACTGCCTCGTGCCTGTTTCACCTCAGCACTTCATAGACCTCTTCAAATTCTAG
- the LOC139407225 gene encoding F-box only protein 25 isoform X1 has product MPFLGQDWRSPGWSWIKTEDGWKRIEFYGNELRDNNNGIDLEELCDENKENLFTGNVCEVVAKKRKKDFYNNNTKSQFVYQEKWIYVQKESTRERHGYCTLGEAFNRLDFSSATQDIQRFTYVAKLLQLIARSQLPSLSGAAQKNYFNVLEKIVRKVLEDHHNPRLIKELLQDLSSTLCILTRGMGKSVLVGNINIWVCRLETILNWQQQLNNLQIPKQMSNGMTLRDLPLDMQNNILYKFSDACDIINLGQATPTLHMLSEDRHLWKKLCQFHFAEKQFCRHLILSERGHVDWKVMYYTLQKYYPKREQYGDTLHFCRHCSILFWKKDTSSLRHWKCERKVGGCRLEAVIVLKLRTDSGHPCTANDPDNCLVPVSPQHFIDLFKF; this is encoded by the exons ATGCCTTTCTTGGGCCAGGACTGGAGGTCGCCAGGATGGAGCTGGATCAAGACCGAGGATGGCTGGAAGAGGATCGAGTTCTATGGAAATGAATTGAGGGACAACAACAACGGAATAGACTTGGAAGA GCTCTGCGATGAAAACAAAGAGAATCTGTTTACTGGAAATGTGTGCGAGGTAGTCGCCAAAAAGAGGAAAAAAGACTTCTACAATAACAACACCAAATCACAGT TTGTTTACCAGGAGAAGTGGATCTATGTTCAGAAGGAGAGCACAAGAGAG AGACATGGATACTGCACGCTAGGGGAAGCCTTCAACCGTCTAGATTTTTCCAGTGCCACTCAGGACATCCAGAGATTTACCTATGTGGCAAAA CTCCTCCAGCTCATAGCCAGGTCTCAGCTGCCGTCCCTCAGTGGAGCAGCTCAGAAGAACTACTTCAACGTGCTGGAGAAGATCGTACGGAAGG TTCTGGAGGACCATCATAACCCTCGCCTTATCAAGGAGCTGCTGCAGGACCTGAGCTCCACCCTGTGCATCCTGACCCGAGGCATGGGAAAGTCTGTCCTGGTGGGCAACATCAACATCTGGGTCTGCAGGCTGGAGACCATCCTCAACTGGCAGCAGCAGCTCAACAACCTGCAGATACCCAAG CAAATGTCCAATGGGATGACGCTGCGTGACCTGCCGCTAGACATGCAGAACAACATCCTGTACAAGTTCTCCGACGCCTGTGACATCATCAACCTGGGACAGGCCACGCCCACTCTTCACATGCTCAGTGAGGACCGGCACCTGTGGAAGAAGCTGTGCCAGTTTCACTTTGCAGAGAAACAG TTCTGCAGGCATCTGATCTTGTCAGAGAGGGGCCATGTGGACTGGAAGGTCATGTACTACACCCTACAGAAATACTACCCCAAGAGAGAGCAGTACGGAGACACACTGCACTTCTGCAGACACTGTAGCATCCTCTTCTGGAAG AAAGACACTTCCTCCCTTCGCCATTGGAAATGTGAGCGCAAGGTGGGAGGATGTCGGCTGGAGGCTGTTATTGTGCTAAAACTGCGTACA GACTCTGGACATCCTTGTACAGCCAACGATCCCGACAACTGCCTCGTGCCTGTTTCACCTCAGCACTTCATAGACCTCTTCAAATTCTAG
- the LOC139407225 gene encoding F-box only protein 25 isoform X2 — protein MPFLGQDWRSPGWSWIKTEDGWKRIEFYGNELRDNNNGIDLEELCDENKENLFTGNVCEVVAKKRKKDFYNNNTKSQFVYQEKWIYVQKESTRERHGYCTLGEAFNRLDFSSATQDIQRFTYVAKLLQLIARSQLPSLSGAAQKNYFNVLEKIVRKVLEDHHNPRLIKELLQDLSSTLCILTRGMGKSVLVGNINIWVCRLETILNWQQQLNNLQIPKQMSNGMTLRDLPLDMQNNILYKFSDACDIINLGQATPTLHMLSEDRHLWKKLCQFHFAEKQFCRHLILSERGHVDWKVMYYTLQKYYPKREQYGDTLHFCRHCSILFWKDCHLALLFKDSGHPCTANDPDNCLVPVSPQHFIDLFKF, from the exons ATGCCTTTCTTGGGCCAGGACTGGAGGTCGCCAGGATGGAGCTGGATCAAGACCGAGGATGGCTGGAAGAGGATCGAGTTCTATGGAAATGAATTGAGGGACAACAACAACGGAATAGACTTGGAAGA GCTCTGCGATGAAAACAAAGAGAATCTGTTTACTGGAAATGTGTGCGAGGTAGTCGCCAAAAAGAGGAAAAAAGACTTCTACAATAACAACACCAAATCACAGT TTGTTTACCAGGAGAAGTGGATCTATGTTCAGAAGGAGAGCACAAGAGAG AGACATGGATACTGCACGCTAGGGGAAGCCTTCAACCGTCTAGATTTTTCCAGTGCCACTCAGGACATCCAGAGATTTACCTATGTGGCAAAA CTCCTCCAGCTCATAGCCAGGTCTCAGCTGCCGTCCCTCAGTGGAGCAGCTCAGAAGAACTACTTCAACGTGCTGGAGAAGATCGTACGGAAGG TTCTGGAGGACCATCATAACCCTCGCCTTATCAAGGAGCTGCTGCAGGACCTGAGCTCCACCCTGTGCATCCTGACCCGAGGCATGGGAAAGTCTGTCCTGGTGGGCAACATCAACATCTGGGTCTGCAGGCTGGAGACCATCCTCAACTGGCAGCAGCAGCTCAACAACCTGCAGATACCCAAG CAAATGTCCAATGGGATGACGCTGCGTGACCTGCCGCTAGACATGCAGAACAACATCCTGTACAAGTTCTCCGACGCCTGTGACATCATCAACCTGGGACAGGCCACGCCCACTCTTCACATGCTCAGTGAGGACCGGCACCTGTGGAAGAAGCTGTGCCAGTTTCACTTTGCAGAGAAACAG TTCTGCAGGCATCTGATCTTGTCAGAGAGGGGCCATGTGGACTGGAAGGTCATGTACTACACCCTACAGAAATACTACCCCAAGAGAGAGCAGTACGGAGACACACTGCACTTCTGCAGACACTGTAGCATCCTCTTCTGGAAG gactgcCACCTGGCCTTATTATTCAAG GACTCTGGACATCCTTGTACAGCCAACGATCCCGACAACTGCCTCGTGCCTGTTTCACCTCAGCACTTCATAGACCTCTTCAAATTCTAG